The following proteins come from a genomic window of Abditibacteriaceae bacterium:
- a CDS encoding carboxypeptidase-like regulatory domain-containing protein, producing the protein MKRFYVLMLLAVAVPTARATPWSLSVVDEKGAPVQKAHVRIFSGWRDKIEVLETDEMGRAAGDIEPLYPSWLGTVFIFAPGHAPSGGTLRVGENRARLNMPRTLEGRITDENRKPLANIDVTLTNVFSDPSSVEKRTLENSADFALDLREYPFFTTRTDAQGRYVIFNVPRAGTARIAVTDALWQSRAVRVELLDVQTVPDIKTLPAARLRGRILQPDGTPAANLRVFAAGKEGYTQAETDAEGRYRLGGLAAGNVYIKPDSTRESAVGVAAPVRSEAIAGTETEVPDIRMSQGAFLEWKTTPDVVGDRISVISTDPLAEVEYYFHHARDITRERIVPGTYRVRVQRAPRGLSIPRDFPADGVEIKAVEGQTSTVELRYDPALSFKGIARDAAGKPLAGVQFVEPDSGTNVVSDAEGRFALSGFAPGEHALSVGSDWEIVAPQKVTLPATQPVAVTVKKILQVPLRGRVVDDTGAPVVNATVRVEWSVNRPDGSGYPRRIERRTDAEGRYEFAAVRADVDVSVEAEKARHRLVRNGDITIARTIVGINGAAQPNPNAAYEISDIVMQPLTREAEGRVVDSKGVPVANALVAALGGGEKEQHDALPGNITRTDAEGRFHLEDLPEGELGFVAGKGDGFAQVRSKLTLLPDLILQPQTKAQPDLAKARELVFELIETTRGDDFWLRNSQPYTLAPYDFEGAIAAYKALQGAKPLPPEILRAMFSKLIEADEKAAHERLAALLPELERDTNDTFFVSFLLDIAKFVSQPEQALVAGEDETAARVRALLRSGFKGESEKLARIDVQKSTDYEISYRFAALAMLAARLGDKEAFARLAKNAMEIATRFDAVQTNEFSILGGIVESLAEASPTSVENTLLTVPPQSRAGVLSRAVPAVAKTDILQARRLLELIPLQMKLRPQDKLRVGNTEPDWAFGVAATAVLARMTQADAADALALARRVTEDYHRSEALAFAARLQPTEEAAKLFHEAFEITTKAPGNRRATKIAAIALQFSPTLGAELLGKIEDAFFTTSRRLQGDTPAIPAFYLARIEPGRARVWLEWQWAHGQNTANGYNGLADLEKVVASMNVVDTARAIEMAASIPPHRNADGSEDYSSRWQAQGKIAQFLTLPEATRQKMFLSD; encoded by the coding sequence ATGAAACGATTCTATGTTCTGATGTTGCTGGCGGTTGCCGTTCCAACCGCTCGCGCCACGCCGTGGTCGCTTTCGGTTGTCGATGAAAAAGGCGCGCCTGTGCAAAAGGCACACGTACGTATTTTCTCTGGCTGGCGCGACAAGATAGAAGTGTTGGAAACCGATGAGATGGGCCGTGCAGCGGGAGACATCGAGCCGCTTTACCCTTCGTGGCTCGGGACCGTTTTTATTTTTGCGCCGGGCCATGCGCCTTCCGGCGGTACGTTGCGTGTGGGTGAAAACCGCGCACGGCTGAATATGCCGCGCACACTCGAAGGCCGCATCACCGACGAGAACCGGAAGCCACTCGCCAACATCGACGTGACGCTGACAAATGTTTTCAGCGACCCGAGCAGCGTCGAGAAACGCACGCTGGAAAACAGCGCCGATTTTGCTTTGGACCTCAGGGAATACCCCTTTTTTACCACGCGCACCGACGCCCAGGGACGCTACGTAATTTTCAATGTGCCCCGGGCCGGAACTGCTCGCATCGCGGTAACCGACGCTTTGTGGCAAAGCCGAGCGGTGCGCGTCGAGTTGCTCGATGTGCAAACGGTTCCCGATATCAAAACGCTTCCGGCGGCTCGTCTTCGCGGGCGAATTTTGCAGCCCGATGGCACGCCCGCCGCGAATTTGCGAGTGTTCGCCGCGGGCAAAGAAGGCTATACGCAGGCCGAAACCGATGCAGAAGGGCGTTATCGTCTTGGGGGTCTGGCTGCAGGAAACGTGTATATAAAACCGGATTCCACACGCGAAAGCGCAGTAGGAGTCGCGGCACCTGTCAGATCGGAAGCGATTGCCGGAACTGAAACGGAAGTGCCCGACATCCGGATGTCACAGGGCGCTTTTTTAGAATGGAAAACCACGCCAGATGTTGTGGGCGACAGAATTTCGGTGATTTCTACCGACCCTCTTGCAGAAGTCGAATATTATTTTCATCACGCGAGGGATATTACCCGCGAACGCATCGTGCCGGGCACATATCGTGTGCGAGTTCAAAGGGCGCCGCGTGGTTTGTCCATACCGCGCGATTTTCCTGCGGATGGTGTGGAAATCAAAGCTGTCGAGGGGCAAACGAGTACGGTCGAACTTCGCTACGATCCGGCTCTGAGTTTCAAGGGCATCGCGCGTGACGCAGCCGGAAAGCCACTCGCGGGCGTTCAGTTCGTGGAGCCGGATTCTGGTACCAATGTGGTTTCCGATGCCGAAGGCCGCTTCGCGTTATCGGGCTTCGCACCCGGAGAACACGCGCTTTCCGTAGGGTCGGATTGGGAAATCGTCGCGCCCCAAAAAGTGACGTTGCCCGCGACACAGCCCGTTGCAGTAACCGTCAAGAAGATTTTGCAGGTGCCCTTGCGCGGGCGCGTGGTCGATGACACGGGCGCGCCGGTCGTTAACGCCACCGTTCGTGTTGAATGGTCGGTGAACCGACCAGATGGTTCTGGCTATCCCCGACGCATCGAGCGTCGCACCGATGCCGAAGGGCGATACGAATTTGCTGCGGTGCGCGCCGATGTAGACGTCAGTGTTGAGGCAGAGAAAGCCCGTCACCGTCTTGTTCGCAATGGCGACATCACAATTGCACGCACGATTGTGGGCATTAACGGCGCGGCTCAGCCCAATCCAAACGCCGCGTATGAAATTTCCGACATCGTGATGCAGCCGCTCACACGCGAGGCCGAAGGCCGCGTGGTTGATAGCAAAGGAGTGCCGGTTGCCAACGCTCTTGTCGCGGCTCTCGGCGGCGGCGAGAAAGAACAACACGACGCACTTCCAGGCAACATCACGCGCACCGATGCGGAGGGCCGCTTTCATCTCGAAGATTTGCCCGAAGGTGAACTCGGATTTGTGGCCGGCAAAGGCGATGGCTTCGCTCAAGTGCGGTCGAAACTGACTCTTCTTCCTGATCTGATTCTGCAGCCCCAGACAAAAGCACAACCTGATCTGGCGAAAGCGCGTGAACTCGTCTTTGAACTCATCGAGACCACACGTGGTGATGATTTCTGGCTCCGCAATAGCCAGCCTTATACGCTCGCGCCCTACGATTTCGAGGGAGCAATCGCTGCTTATAAAGCGTTGCAGGGCGCCAAACCCTTGCCGCCTGAAATTTTGCGCGCGATGTTTTCAAAGTTAATTGAAGCGGACGAAAAGGCAGCGCACGAACGCCTCGCCGCTCTTTTACCCGAACTGGAGCGTGACACCAACGACACATTCTTCGTTAGCTTTTTGTTGGATATTGCAAAGTTTGTTTCCCAACCGGAACAAGCTCTGGTGGCGGGCGAAGACGAAACGGCAGCGAGAGTGCGGGCACTGCTGCGAAGCGGTTTTAAGGGTGAAAGCGAGAAGCTGGCACGCATCGACGTCCAGAAATCGACCGACTACGAAATTTCCTACCGCTTTGCCGCCCTCGCCATGCTCGCGGCGCGATTGGGCGACAAAGAGGCGTTTGCTCGGTTGGCCAAAAATGCTATGGAAATCGCCACCCGTTTCGATGCGGTGCAAACCAATGAGTTTTCAATTCTCGGAGGCATCGTCGAATCGCTGGCCGAAGCAAGCCCGACTTCAGTAGAGAATACGCTGCTGACAGTGCCGCCGCAAAGCCGCGCTGGTGTGTTGAGCCGCGCTGTTCCAGCGGTTGCGAAAACGGATATTCTTCAGGCGCGGCGACTGCTGGAATTGATTCCACTGCAAATGAAACTGCGTCCGCAAGATAAGCTTCGCGTGGGCAACACAGAACCAGATTGGGCTTTTGGTGTTGCTGCGACAGCCGTCCTTGCGCGCATGACGCAGGCCGACGCTGCCGACGCGCTGGCTCTTGCGCGGCGCGTCACGGAGGATTATCACAGGTCGGAAGCATTAGCGTTCGCAGCGCGCTTACAGCCAACCGAGGAAGCCGCAAAACTCTTCCACGAAGCCTTTGAGATAACAACGAAAGCGCCAGGAAATCGTCGCGCAACGAAAATCGCCGCCATTGCGCTGCAGTTTAGTCCGACTCTCGGAGCGGAATTGCTGGGCAAAATCGAAGATGCGTTTTTCACGACATCCAGGCGTTTGCAAGGCGACACTCCCGCGATTCCGGCGTTTTATCTTGCCCGCATCGAGCCGGGCCGCGCTCGCGTGTGGCTCGAATGGCAGTGGGCCCACGGGCAAAACACTGCAAACGGATACAACGGCCTCGCAGATCTGGAAAAGGTTGTAGCTTCAATGAATGTCGTCGATACAGCGCGCGCCATAGAAATGGCCGCCAGCATTCCGCCCCATCGAAACGCCGACGGCTCCGAAGATTACAGCTCACGCTGGCAGGCACAAGGCAAAATCGCACAGTTCCTGACGTTGCCTGAAGCAACGCGCCAAAAGATGTTCCTTAGTGATTAA
- a CDS encoding carboxypeptidase-like regulatory domain-containing protein, which yields MKHFFTLAVTAFAIHHSHAAPWSLSVVDDKGAPVAKAAIRIAVPMSQDLRLSTDERGRVTGDLTPLYSQEYLGEALILAPGHAPTGLSLQVGENRVALATPRSVQGRVVDADGKPVANVVVELTSVTRHFSEETDEEKKSDNSSNIFLSKPDREAFAARTDADGRYEIGGLPQRGLASFVVVDPTRVATAARLNLKENGPVPDLKLRPAARLRGRVLMPDGTPAVKMSISVFSPEAEDVFSGETDAEGRYTIGGLPAGTVEIYAGDKQQNTVAIASEIAVQTAEGAETIVPDIQMETGAVVEITLRAGAPFTGGAFSLRKVGLPNSLGGIQLLPQNGFLSTRVPAGDYHLIAGMSPDGWLAPAETEGKGLLVRAVNGETTKLELKLTPALVLEGTIRDEAGQPVAGVSLQQYSDGSRAVSDANGGFSLRNLKPGNLLLATDDKWSIVSPGEFKIPSKPIVVTVKKNLLVPAQGRVVDDKGAPVPEARVVVQWDIPIVGSDGGSRGARGIARTDADGRFVIPNVPATAKPTVTATKDKHRLLSGGGFWIADTIPGINGAPIPNPNASFNATDIVMQPLVRTASGRVVDAEGKPVANAVVGALGGGISTDLYGPAPRNITRTDAQGRFTLEDLPADELSFVAGAGDGFVQVQSNSTVLPDLVLQPLVKPQRDLEAAHELVMELIEATRAGDYYARNSLPYTLAPYDLEAAREAADAIQPGGKATKQMQRFLMWHQVRANTEQGRAMALQLVTELEKEVDSTPTSLVIFLLPFLPQPEKAEVAGEDENDAALRSFVRRSFAATKTKLAKLDLDKHSDLQTAYSFASLAALAARLGDTDALQLAQNAITIGVRYAQAQKDERGSIDAVVEGLANGGAKLVEAVLPNMPPEKRAGALGRVIPVIAQRDMAGARRLLETLPSQIKPENADSLNAVPERAFGLAAKNLIGRMTVADAANALALARRVTHEWQRAEALALAARLQSADEAAKLWREAYAMSREILGDRQESRIAAIALNTNRAVGEELLLKIEDSFFAPRDFRHGETPSAPAFYLSRVQPGRAKAWLEWKWAEAQNGINGINGPIDLRGIAMAMAAVDIKRALEMATSIPPKRSVNGEEDFNWRWEAQRKIAQFLVAPEAVRQTMPFDRWEAGDTWTPGEETGW from the coding sequence ATGAAACACTTTTTCACTCTGGCCGTGACGGCATTTGCCATTCACCATTCGCACGCAGCGCCATGGTCGCTTTCCGTCGTTGATGATAAAGGCGCGCCGGTCGCCAAGGCAGCGATACGAATCGCCGTACCGATGAGCCAAGACCTCCGCCTTTCGACGGACGAACGTGGACGCGTCACGGGCGATCTGACTCCTTTGTACAGCCAGGAATATCTCGGCGAAGCGCTTATTCTGGCGCCGGGCCACGCACCCACCGGCCTCAGCCTGCAAGTTGGAGAAAATCGCGTCGCGCTTGCGACACCACGTTCGGTGCAGGGTCGCGTTGTCGATGCCGACGGCAAGCCGGTCGCGAATGTGGTGGTTGAGCTCACTTCCGTCACCCGTCACTTCAGCGAAGAAACCGACGAAGAAAAGAAGTCGGACAATTCATCGAATATATTCCTCTCAAAGCCGGATCGTGAGGCTTTCGCGGCGCGCACCGATGCCGACGGACGCTACGAGATAGGAGGATTACCACAGCGTGGCTTAGCCTCTTTCGTCGTTGTCGACCCGACACGTGTTGCGACGGCGGCTCGCTTGAACTTGAAAGAAAATGGCCCCGTGCCCGACCTGAAACTGCGACCGGCAGCGCGTCTGCGCGGTCGCGTGCTGATGCCCGATGGAACGCCCGCCGTCAAAATGTCAATTTCGGTATTCAGCCCCGAAGCGGAGGATGTTTTCAGCGGCGAAACCGACGCTGAAGGCCGTTACACAATCGGCGGCTTGCCCGCAGGTACAGTCGAAATCTATGCTGGAGACAAACAGCAAAACACCGTCGCCATTGCTTCTGAAATCGCTGTGCAGACGGCGGAAGGCGCGGAAACCATCGTGCCCGATATTCAGATGGAAACTGGCGCGGTCGTCGAAATCACGCTCCGCGCTGGCGCGCCGTTTACGGGTGGAGCTTTTTCTCTGCGAAAAGTGGGCCTCCCAAATTCCCTCGGGGGAATCCAGTTGCTGCCACAAAACGGTTTTTTGAGCACGCGAGTTCCAGCTGGCGACTACCATCTCATCGCAGGCATGTCGCCGGATGGCTGGCTGGCACCGGCTGAAACCGAAGGTAAGGGATTGCTCGTCCGCGCCGTCAATGGCGAGACAACAAAATTAGAATTAAAGCTCACGCCTGCCCTGGTGCTCGAAGGCACGATACGCGATGAAGCGGGCCAACCGGTAGCTGGCGTTTCCCTCCAACAATACTCCGACGGCAGCCGCGCGGTCAGCGACGCCAATGGCGGCTTTTCGCTACGCAACTTGAAGCCGGGCAATCTACTGCTGGCAACTGACGACAAATGGAGCATCGTTTCACCGGGCGAATTCAAGATACCATCCAAACCAATCGTGGTTACGGTGAAAAAGAATCTGCTGGTTCCGGCGCAAGGGCGTGTTGTGGACGATAAAGGCGCGCCGGTGCCCGAAGCGCGCGTTGTCGTTCAATGGGATATTCCCATCGTCGGCAGCGATGGAGGTTCACGTGGCGCGCGGGGCATCGCACGAACCGATGCCGATGGTCGTTTTGTCATTCCCAACGTTCCGGCGACAGCCAAACCCACAGTCACTGCAACCAAGGATAAACACCGCCTGTTGAGCGGCGGCGGATTCTGGATTGCAGACACGATTCCCGGAATTAACGGCGCGCCAATTCCCAATCCGAACGCTTCGTTCAACGCCACCGACATTGTGATGCAGCCGCTCGTGCGTACCGCGAGCGGGCGCGTCGTGGACGCAGAGGGCAAGCCGGTAGCAAATGCCGTTGTTGGTGCGCTCGGCGGCGGTATTTCAACAGACCTATACGGCCCGGCACCGCGCAACATCACGCGCACCGACGCGCAAGGTCGCTTTACACTCGAAGATTTGCCCGCCGACGAACTCAGCTTCGTCGCGGGTGCAGGCGATGGCTTTGTGCAGGTACAGTCGAATTCGACCGTACTTCCCGACCTTGTTTTGCAACCGTTGGTGAAGCCTCAACGCGATTTAGAAGCGGCGCACGAACTGGTGATGGAGCTCATCGAAGCAACGCGCGCTGGCGATTATTATGCGCGCAACTCACTGCCCTACACGCTCGCCCCTTACGATCTCGAAGCCGCGCGAGAAGCCGCCGATGCAATTCAGCCTGGCGGCAAAGCCACCAAGCAAATGCAGCGTTTCCTGATGTGGCATCAGGTTCGGGCCAACACAGAACAAGGCCGCGCCATGGCTCTGCAGCTCGTAACGGAGCTTGAGAAGGAAGTGGATTCCACTCCCACCAGCCTTGTGATCTTTCTGTTGCCGTTTCTGCCGCAGCCCGAAAAAGCTGAAGTCGCGGGCGAAGACGAAAATGATGCGGCATTGCGCTCCTTCGTGCGACGCTCTTTTGCCGCGACAAAGACGAAACTCGCAAAACTCGATCTCGACAAACACAGCGATCTGCAGACCGCGTATTCTTTCGCTTCTCTTGCGGCTCTAGCGGCACGACTGGGCGATACCGATGCGTTGCAATTGGCGCAAAACGCCATCACGATCGGCGTGCGCTACGCTCAAGCACAAAAAGATGAGCGGGGTTCGATCGATGCTGTTGTCGAAGGTTTGGCCAATGGAGGCGCAAAGCTTGTCGAAGCTGTGTTGCCCAACATGCCACCGGAAAAACGCGCAGGCGCGTTGGGCCGGGTGATTCCCGTCATCGCGCAGCGCGATATGGCTGGAGCGAGGCGTTTGCTTGAAACACTCCCGTCTCAGATCAAGCCAGAGAACGCGGATTCACTCAATGCCGTGCCAGAGCGGGCTTTTGGCCTCGCGGCAAAAAATCTCATTGGGCGCATGACTGTTGCCGACGCCGCCAATGCACTGGCTTTAGCGCGTCGCGTCACCCACGAATGGCAGCGTGCCGAAGCTCTCGCCCTCGCAGCGCGCCTACAGTCTGCAGACGAAGCCGCAAAATTGTGGCGCGAAGCCTACGCGATGTCGCGCGAAATATTGGGCGACCGGCAAGAATCGCGTATCGCGGCGATTGCCTTGAACACAAATCGGGCTGTCGGCGAGGAGTTGCTGCTCAAAATTGAAGATAGCTTTTTCGCGCCGCGCGATTTCCGCCACGGCGAAACTCCTTCCGCACCAGCGTTTTATCTTTCGCGTGTTCAGCCGGGCCGCGCCAAGGCATGGCTCGAATGGAAATGGGCAGAGGCGCAAAACGGCATCAATGGCATCAACGGCCCGATTGACCTGAGAGGTATTGCGATGGCGATGGCGGCAGTCGATATCAAGCGGGCGCTGGAAATGGCCACGAGCATTCCGCCCAAGCGCTCGGTAAACGGCGAAGAAGACTTCAACTGGCGCTGGGAAGCGCAACGCAAGATCGCGCAGTTCCTGGTCGCGCCCGAAGCCGTGCGTCAAACAATGCCGTTCGATCGCTGGGAGGCCGGCGACACATGGACACCCGGCGAAGAAACCGGCTGGTGA
- a CDS encoding carboxypeptidase-like regulatory domain-containing protein gives MKRVLLLCALALLSNCARAETARVHIVGPDEKPIPDAEIIYKSPHPEDDYQTIKADAEGRASIEVKSRGNGKLLSRGRIFSIAAGFAPTVTFLGADLPAETPVRLQVGREVSGIVQDLQNMPVANARVSLETLGSGISLFDHPWDKRFQTTTDAEGRWTISNVRNGRIARVRLDDPRFVAHTVISMQDDGNPLTLVARSGATLEGRVLQDGAPVAGVRAIAQRLKDETNLPEQTRTDAEGRYRFTGLSNGTYAIRFLLPESRARVAMAIENVAAVEGATTPLPDTALVAGALVEGTVRDAVTQQPLANVRVNVYGPHHPSSFLWPSVTSSDAQGRYRTRVAAGANELFTNISAYKSSEKQSVNAVEAQTSTVDFALSPAPFLEGTARDEAGKVVAGAEIHLVTTEDSQTGSRDTTDAAGRFRLDNLPEGKITLRVGGKWQIVTPTTVTIPANNTVLTLRARPTATLGGRVVDDKGAPMAGVKIVLLAFSEFYVQEEELVTGPDGRYEWRDIVATSTISIDVSKAGWFLKTPSKVTLNKEIVGIDGVTRTNPTPTFTVSDAVLEWQGRTLSGTVSDVTGAPFANAVVAAGGAQTRTDAEGGFSLTKLTAGELEIFAATASEFGSAKASAKSTVLNVQLALQKYQRQNSERARSILRDIATNTTEQNFNGYNTLAATLVYFDPRGALQFHNEFKTKNAAWPLLVALSQVAADATRPEKMREEARAAIQELLAEMPTTGDAGIFLAMFAADAAPEWSKTAWNSTRGALKPLTEKPDWPQLASRSAFAQLGMRLKIDGAEKMLDEVLAISQKIEAAEGREVDEAMGFFRAFAEGAAQFSHSAEGMTALQKVLAATPEKSRVEVLGTAIPILARRNLPVARELLEQLAALAPKPGETPVVRNGPRSSLSDFDYSFGKSAQAVVRELSQGKTPDGAAALAIARRIKSASYLPIALAFAARALPQQQAEPVWREAFKAAPTQEYPGGEVGFILGMVLRSNRALGEKLAAEAETRLPVQVKHSGWARERAALAFALAPFQPGRARMLLEETWARRFSGGHFLESHDEAALALAMSAFDVERALEWAGQIGAPNSAGDENPFASPEMPRRTQQKIAAFLLADETERARHPVTQWARAIEEWNTEL, from the coding sequence ATGAAACGTGTTCTTTTGTTGTGCGCTCTGGCGTTGCTGTCGAACTGCGCTCGCGCCGAAACCGCGCGCGTGCACATCGTCGGGCCGGATGAAAAACCAATTCCCGATGCCGAGATTATTTACAAATCGCCGCATCCTGAAGACGATTATCAAACAATCAAAGCAGATGCTGAAGGACGCGCAAGTATTGAAGTTAAGTCGCGAGGCAATGGCAAGCTTCTGTCCCGAGGTCGGATTTTCTCCATTGCCGCCGGATTCGCGCCAACCGTGACTTTTCTCGGTGCGGATTTACCAGCCGAAACTCCCGTGCGCCTCCAAGTCGGGCGCGAGGTTTCGGGTATTGTCCAGGACTTGCAAAATATGCCAGTTGCCAATGCGCGTGTTTCGTTGGAAACACTTGGAAGCGGAATTTCTCTTTTCGATCATCCGTGGGACAAGCGTTTTCAAACAACTACCGACGCCGAAGGCCGGTGGACAATCAGCAATGTACGGAATGGTCGAATCGCGCGTGTGCGTCTCGACGACCCGCGTTTTGTGGCTCACACTGTGATTTCAATGCAGGACGATGGCAACCCACTTACTCTCGTGGCGCGTTCGGGCGCAACACTGGAAGGCCGCGTCCTGCAAGATGGCGCACCTGTCGCCGGAGTCCGTGCGATTGCACAAAGGCTTAAAGACGAGACCAACCTCCCGGAGCAAACCCGTACGGATGCTGAGGGCCGCTATCGTTTTACCGGGCTATCCAATGGCACTTACGCCATCCGATTCCTTCTGCCGGAAAGCCGCGCGCGTGTCGCTATGGCGATTGAGAACGTCGCTGCCGTCGAAGGGGCGACCACACCTTTGCCCGACACAGCGCTCGTGGCAGGTGCGCTCGTCGAAGGAACGGTGCGCGATGCCGTCACGCAACAGCCTCTGGCGAATGTGCGGGTAAATGTTTACGGGCCGCATCACCCGAGTTCGTTTCTCTGGCCATCTGTAACTTCTTCCGATGCACAGGGAAGATACCGGACGCGTGTTGCGGCGGGGGCTAACGAGCTTTTCACAAACATTTCTGCTTACAAATCGAGTGAGAAACAAAGCGTGAACGCCGTTGAAGCCCAAACCAGTACGGTCGATTTCGCTCTTAGCCCTGCTCCGTTTCTTGAGGGCACTGCGCGCGATGAAGCCGGAAAGGTGGTCGCGGGAGCCGAAATTCATCTGGTAACTACAGAAGACTCCCAGACTGGTAGTCGGGACACAACCGATGCCGCCGGTCGTTTCCGCCTTGATAATTTGCCCGAAGGCAAAATCACATTGCGGGTTGGAGGAAAGTGGCAAATCGTGACACCCACCACAGTGACGATTCCCGCGAACAATACGGTTCTTACGCTCCGCGCTCGCCCGACCGCAACGCTTGGTGGACGCGTTGTCGATGACAAAGGCGCGCCGATGGCAGGCGTAAAAATCGTCTTACTGGCATTCTCGGAATTTTACGTTCAGGAAGAGGAACTAGTAACAGGCCCCGATGGGCGTTACGAATGGCGCGACATTGTCGCGACCTCCACGATTTCTATCGATGTTTCCAAAGCCGGTTGGTTCTTAAAGACGCCGTCCAAAGTGACACTGAACAAAGAAATCGTCGGCATCGATGGTGTCACACGCACAAATCCAACCCCGACGTTCACCGTTTCCGATGCCGTGCTAGAGTGGCAGGGCCGCACGCTGAGCGGAACGGTTTCTGATGTCACCGGCGCACCGTTCGCCAATGCAGTGGTTGCGGCAGGCGGCGCGCAAACCCGCACCGATGCGGAAGGCGGCTTTTCTCTTACGAAATTAACAGCCGGAGAATTAGAGATTTTCGCAGCCACGGCTTCTGAATTTGGCTCGGCAAAAGCCTCGGCGAAATCGACCGTACTCAACGTTCAACTGGCGTTGCAAAAATATCAGCGGCAAAACAGCGAGCGAGCGCGCTCGATTTTAAGAGACATCGCCACCAACACGACAGAACAAAACTTCAACGGATATAACACGCTTGCCGCAACGCTCGTTTATTTCGATCCGCGTGGCGCGCTGCAATTTCATAACGAATTCAAAACGAAGAATGCTGCCTGGCCTTTGTTAGTAGCGCTTTCACAAGTTGCGGCGGACGCCACACGGCCCGAAAAAATGCGCGAAGAAGCGCGAGCTGCGATTCAGGAACTCCTGGCCGAGATGCCGACCACAGGCGACGCAGGTATCTTTCTGGCGATGTTTGCCGCCGACGCCGCGCCCGAATGGTCGAAAACCGCGTGGAACAGCACGCGGGGCGCGCTCAAGCCGCTAACGGAAAAACCCGATTGGCCCCAACTCGCGTCACGCAGTGCGTTCGCGCAACTGGGCATGCGGCTAAAAATCGACGGTGCGGAAAAGATGCTCGACGAAGTTCTTGCCATCTCGCAGAAGATTGAAGCCGCTGAAGGCCGGGAAGTGGACGAAGCTATGGGATTCTTCCGCGCGTTTGCCGAAGGCGCGGCACAGTTTTCTCATTCAGCCGAAGGTATGACGGCTTTGCAGAAAGTGCTGGCTGCGACGCCTGAGAAGTCGCGCGTCGAAGTGCTGGGCACCGCAATTCCGATTCTCGCGCGCCGCAATTTACCTGTTGCCCGCGAGCTACTCGAACAATTAGCGGCACTTGCTCCGAAGCCCGGGGAAACGCCTGTCGTCCGAAATGGCCCACGGAGTAGCCTTTCCGATTTCGACTATTCTTTCGGGAAATCGGCACAGGCTGTGGTTCGTGAACTCTCGCAGGGAAAAACGCCGGACGGTGCGGCAGCTCTCGCCATTGCGCGACGCATCAAAAGCGCGAGCTATTTGCCGATTGCTCTGGCTTTTGCAGCCCGCGCGCTTCCGCAACAACAGGCCGAACCCGTGTGGCGCGAAGCCTTCAAGGCTGCCCCGACACAAGAGTATCCGGGCGGCGAAGTTGGATTCATTCTCGGCATGGTGCTTCGTTCCAATCGTGCACTGGGCGAAAAACTGGCCGCCGAAGCCGAAACGCGACTGCCAGTGCAGGTAAAACACTCGGGCTGGGCGCGCGAACGCGCGGCGCTGGCATTCGCGCTCGCACCGTTTCAGCCGGGCCGCGCGCGAATGTTGTTGGAAGAAACATGGGCTCGTCGTTTCAGTGGCGGTCATTTCCTCGAAAGCCACGATGAAGCTGCGCTCGCCCTTGCCATGAGCGCGTTCGACGTCGAACGTGCGCTAGAATGGGCTGGGCAAATCGGTGCGCCCAACAGCGCAGGAGATGAAAATCCGTTTGCAAGTCCCGAGATGCCCCGGAGAACGCAGCAAAAAATTGCCGCCTTTCTGCTTGCCGACGAAACCGAACGTGCCCGCCATCCGGTAACGCAATGGGCCAGAGCTATTGAGGAATGGAATACAGAGTTATAA